One part of the Arabidopsis thaliana chromosome 1 sequence genome encodes these proteins:
- the ARL2 gene encoding ARG1-like 2 — MFKEVTFAYEVLSDPENRRLYDTTGSEAVGPENEDLELDLSSLGAVNTIFAALFNKLGVQIKTTVSANLLGEALNGTVTTLPLMVGQVVSRKVEKQSAHFYSVTLTEEEAQDGLICKVHSSAKNKFKLLYFDQVENGGLSLALQEDSRKTGKLSTAGLYFFGFPVYRFDHRVNSRALSRDPETGFFKRLDAFQPFEITELKAGSHVFAVYGDNFFKSVSYTLEIFSSAPFGNEKESLRSTEAQIVSKRTELLKFEAEYHEVFAQFTEMASKCTGEVQEIDELLKRRNEICAAYTIFPPTKQGSSKSRSWSKKKSSLLMEPREEGEVAVREEGGVKKKKWYNIQLRQDKKKN, encoded by the exons ATGTTTAAGGAAGTTACATTTGCTTATGAGGTCTTGTCTGATCCTGAGAATCGGCGTCTATATGATACTACTGGCTCTGAG GCTGTGGGTCCGGAAAATGAAGACCTAGAGCTCGATCTGTCAAGCTTAGGAGCTGTTAATACTATATTTGCTGCATTGTTCAA TAAGCTTGGTGTGCAAATTAAGACAACTGTTTCTGCAAATTTATTGGGGGAGGCGTTGAATGGTACGGTTACTACTTTGCCTCTCATGGTTGGGCAAGTCGTGTCCAGGAAG GTTGAAAAGCAATCGGCTCACTTTTATTCGGTTACGTtaacagaggaagaagctcAGGATGGATTGATATGTAAGGTGCATTCATCtgctaaaaacaaattcaag TTGCTTTACTTTGACCAAGTAGAGAATGGAGGACTGAGCTTGGCCCTACAG GAAGACAGCAGGAAAACAGGAAAGCTCTCGACTGCAGGGTTGTATTTTTTCGGCTTCCCTGTTTATCGTTTCGATCACAGGGTTAATTca AGGGCTCTCTCAAGGGATCCAGAGACCGGATTTTTCAAAAGGCTTGATGCATTCCAACCGTTTGAGATCACTGAACTTAAAGCTGGTTCTCATGTCTTTGCTGTTTATG GTGacaattttttcaaaagtgTGAGCTACACTCTAGAAATATTCTCATCTGCTCCATTCGGTAACGAGAAAGAGAGTCTTCGGTCCACTGAAGCGCAGATAGTCTCAAAAAGAACAGAGCTATTGAAGTTTGAAGCTGAATATCACGAGGTCTTTGCACAATTCACAGAAATGGCTAGCAAATGCACAGGGGAAGTACAAGAG atTGATGAGCTTCTAAAGAGGAGGAATGAGATATGTGCGGCTTACACAATCTTCCCACCAACGAAGCAAGGTTCAAGCAAGAGCAGAAGCTggagcaagaagaagagcagTCTTTTAATGGAACctagagaagaaggagaagtcGCAGTTAGGGAAGAAGGTGgagtcaagaagaagaaatggtaCAATATTCAGCTGAGgcaagacaagaaaaaaaactga
- the ARL2 gene encoding ARG1-like 2, producing the protein MATHSSRSENKDAGEEDELRRRNPYEVLGIPSNSTDQEIKSAYRRMALRYHPDKNPDDPVAAEMFKEVTFAYEVLSDPENRRLYDTTGSEAVGPENEDLELDLSSLGAVNTIFAALFNKLGVQIKTTVSANLLGEALNGTVTTLPLMVGQVVSRKVEKQSAHFYSVTLTEEEAQDGLICKVHSSAKNKFKLLYFDQVENGGLSLALQEDSRKTGKLSTAGLYFFGFPVYRFDHRVNSRALSRDPETGFFKRLDAFQPFEITELKAGSHVFAVYGDNFFKSVSYTLEIFSSAPFGNEKESLRSTEAQIVSKRTELLKFEAEYHEVFAQFTEMASKCTGEVQEVRDSLQYHPVFSCFLDYIINK; encoded by the exons ATGGCCACTCATTCATCGAGATCGGAGAATAAAGacgccggagaagaagatgagctcCGACGAAGGAACCCTTATGAAGTCCTTGGCATCCCCAGCAATTCGACTGATCAAGAGATCAAAAGTGCTTATCGGAGAATGGCTCTcag GTACCATCCTGATAAGAATCCAGACGACCCGGTTGCAGCAGAGATGTTTAAGGAAGTTACATTTGCTTATGAGGTCTTGTCTGATCCTGAGAATCGGCGTCTATATGATACTACTGGCTCTGAG GCTGTGGGTCCGGAAAATGAAGACCTAGAGCTCGATCTGTCAAGCTTAGGAGCTGTTAATACTATATTTGCTGCATTGTTCAA TAAGCTTGGTGTGCAAATTAAGACAACTGTTTCTGCAAATTTATTGGGGGAGGCGTTGAATGGTACGGTTACTACTTTGCCTCTCATGGTTGGGCAAGTCGTGTCCAGGAAG GTTGAAAAGCAATCGGCTCACTTTTATTCGGTTACGTtaacagaggaagaagctcAGGATGGATTGATATGTAAGGTGCATTCATCtgctaaaaacaaattcaag TTGCTTTACTTTGACCAAGTAGAGAATGGAGGACTGAGCTTGGCCCTACAG GAAGACAGCAGGAAAACAGGAAAGCTCTCGACTGCAGGGTTGTATTTTTTCGGCTTCCCTGTTTATCGTTTCGATCACAGGGTTAATTca AGGGCTCTCTCAAGGGATCCAGAGACCGGATTTTTCAAAAGGCTTGATGCATTCCAACCGTTTGAGATCACTGAACTTAAAGCTGGTTCTCATGTCTTTGCTGTTTATG GTGacaattttttcaaaagtgTGAGCTACACTCTAGAAATATTCTCATCTGCTCCATTCGGTAACGAGAAAGAGAGTCTTCGGTCCACTGAAGCGCAGATAGTCTCAAAAAGAACAGAGCTATTGAAGTTTGAAGCTGAATATCACGAGGTCTTTGCACAATTCACAGAAATGGCTAGCAAATGCACAGGGGAAGTACAAGAGGTGAGAGACAGCTTACAATATCACCCCGTTTTCTCCTGTTTTCTTGATTACATAATAAACAAGTAa
- the ARL2 gene encoding ARG1-like 2 (ARG1-like 2 (ARL2); FUNCTIONS IN: unfolded protein binding, heat shock protein binding; INVOLVED IN: protein folding; LOCATED IN: cellular_component unknown; EXPRESSED IN: embryo, leaf whorl, carpel, seed; EXPRESSED DURING: F mature embryo stage, petal differentiation and expansion stage, E expanded cotyledon stage, D bilateral stage; CONTAINS InterPro DOMAIN/s: Molecular chaperone, heat shock protein, Hsp40, DnaJ (InterPro:IPR015609), Heat shock protein DnaJ, N-terminal (InterPro:IPR001623), Heat shock protein DnaJ (InterPro:IPR003095), Heat shock protein DnaJ, conserved site (InterPro:IPR018253); BEST Arabidopsis thaliana protein match is: ARG1-like 1 (TAIR:AT1G24120.1); Has 25507 Blast hits to 25492 proteins in 3344 species: Archae - 188; Bacteria - 10073; Metazoa - 4427; Fungi - 2514; Plants - 2606; Viruses - 73; Other Eukaryotes - 5626 (source: NCBI BLink).), whose translation MATHSSRSENKDAGEEDELRRRNPYEVLGIPSNSTDQEIKSAYRRMALRYHPDKNPDDPVAAEMFKEVTFAYEVLSDPENRRLYDTTGSEAVGPENEDLELDLSSLGAVNTIFAALFNKLGVQIKTTVSANLLGEALNGTVTTLPLMVGQVVSRKVEKQSAHFYSVTLTEEEAQDGLICKVHSSAKNKFKLLYFDQVENGGLSLALQEDSRKTGKLSTAGLYFFGFPVYRFDHRVNSRALSRDPETGFFKRLDAFQPFEITELKAGSHVFAVYGDNFFKSVSYTLEIFSSAPFGNEKESLRSTEAQIVSKRTELLKFEAEYHEVFAQFTEMASKCTGEVQEIDELLKRRNEICAAYTIFPPTKQGSSKSRSWSKKKSSLLMEPREEGEVAVREEGGVKKKKWYNIQLRQDKKKN comes from the exons ATGGCCACTCATTCATCGAGATCGGAGAATAAAGacgccggagaagaagatgagctcCGACGAAGGAACCCTTATGAAGTCCTTGGCATCCCCAGCAATTCGACTGATCAAGAGATCAAAAGTGCTTATCGGAGAATGGCTCTcag GTACCATCCTGATAAGAATCCAGACGACCCGGTTGCAGCAGAGATGTTTAAGGAAGTTACATTTGCTTATGAGGTCTTGTCTGATCCTGAGAATCGGCGTCTATATGATACTACTGGCTCTGAG GCTGTGGGTCCGGAAAATGAAGACCTAGAGCTCGATCTGTCAAGCTTAGGAGCTGTTAATACTATATTTGCTGCATTGTTCAA TAAGCTTGGTGTGCAAATTAAGACAACTGTTTCTGCAAATTTATTGGGGGAGGCGTTGAATGGTACGGTTACTACTTTGCCTCTCATGGTTGGGCAAGTCGTGTCCAGGAAG GTTGAAAAGCAATCGGCTCACTTTTATTCGGTTACGTtaacagaggaagaagctcAGGATGGATTGATATGTAAGGTGCATTCATCtgctaaaaacaaattcaag TTGCTTTACTTTGACCAAGTAGAGAATGGAGGACTGAGCTTGGCCCTACAG GAAGACAGCAGGAAAACAGGAAAGCTCTCGACTGCAGGGTTGTATTTTTTCGGCTTCCCTGTTTATCGTTTCGATCACAGGGTTAATTca AGGGCTCTCTCAAGGGATCCAGAGACCGGATTTTTCAAAAGGCTTGATGCATTCCAACCGTTTGAGATCACTGAACTTAAAGCTGGTTCTCATGTCTTTGCTGTTTATG GTGacaattttttcaaaagtgTGAGCTACACTCTAGAAATATTCTCATCTGCTCCATTCGGTAACGAGAAAGAGAGTCTTCGGTCCACTGAAGCGCAGATAGTCTCAAAAAGAACAGAGCTATTGAAGTTTGAAGCTGAATATCACGAGGTCTTTGCACAATTCACAGAAATGGCTAGCAAATGCACAGGGGAAGTACAAGAG atTGATGAGCTTCTAAAGAGGAGGAATGAGATATGTGCGGCTTACACAATCTTCCCACCAACGAAGCAAGGTTCAAGCAAGAGCAGAAGCTggagcaagaagaagagcagTCTTTTAATGGAACctagagaagaaggagaagtcGCAGTTAGGGAAGAAGGTGgagtcaagaagaagaaatggtaCAATATTCAGCTGAGgcaagacaagaaaaaaaactga